Part of the Bacteroidota bacterium genome, TTTGCATTCTTCAGTGCCTTGCTCCTGTTTGGCAGGCAAAACCCTTTGCTATCGGAAACTTCCGGGAAACAAAAGAAATAAAGGGAAACATGAATGATACCTACGGACAATGGCTGGTTGTTGTCAATCCCAATGCGGGTAACCGTAAATGTGGCAAAGACTGGCCTGAAATATCCCGCATCCTGGAATCACAAAATATTCTTTTTCATGCTGTAATGACAGAACACCGCAATCATGCAGTTCATATTACAGAAGAATACGTCAACAGGGGCTTTCAGAAAATCCTGGTAGTAGGCGGCGATGGCACTCTCAATGAGGTTATCAACGGGATATTCCGGCAACAGCGTTTTCCGGCCAATGAGATCATGCTGGGTATGATTATGGTCGGCACCGGTAACGACTGGGGCAGGATGTACCGGATACCCTCATCCTACGACAAGGCCGTTAAAGCCATACGTAAAGAGAGAAAGTTTGTCCAGGATGCCGGAATGGTCAGGTATACGGCAGAAAACGGAGAGAACGTAACCCGGTATTTCCTGAATATGGCAGGATTAGGTTTTGATGCCCTGGTTGCACTGAAAACCAATATGATGAAGGACAAAGGCAGGGGAGGGACCTTTGCATACCTCTATAACCTCATCACAGGATTATTCCGCTACCACCATGTGCCTGTACAAATAAGCATTGATGGTGAAAATGTTTACAACGACAGGATGTTCAGCATGAACATCGGCATATGCCGTTATAACGGGGGAGGCATGAAACAAGCCCCAATGGCCATACCCGACGATGGGATCTTTGATGTGACCGTTTTCAGGGCAATTTCCAAACTTCGTGTTTTGACCAATGTCTACCGCTTGTATTCTGGAAACTTCACACATTTATCCCTTGCCAGGATATTCCGCGGGAAAGAGATAGAAGTCAGAGCAATGGGAAAACGTAAGCTTCTCCTGGAAGCCGACGGGGAAAGCCTGGGTTCAGGCCCCTTCACCTTCAGCATCCTGCCACGCAGTGTTACGGTAATAGTGGGGAAAAAATTCCTCGCCGAATGATCATCATTTCCAGTCACCCTTATCTTTGATGAGTAAAATCAATTCTTCCAGGGCTTTTTCCTCAGGAATACCACGTTTGACAACCTCCCTGCGATAATACAGGTTGACCATGCCTTTGCCTGCACCTACATATCCATAATCCGCATCGGCCATTTCACCCGGGCCGTTTACTATGCAACCCATCACCGCGATCTTCAGCCCGGTCAAATGCCGCGTTTTTTCCTTCACCTGCTTTAAAACGCTTTCAATGTCGAACATAGTCCGGCCACAGGATGGACAGGCAATAAATTCGGTTTTGGTAATTCTCAGATGCAGGAATTGTAACAGGGAAAATGCCGTATCCGAAGCTTTTGCAGGATCAAACCGGACCGGAAGATCAAGCCATAACCCGTTTCCGAAGCCATCCGCCAGACTGGCAGCCATAACAGCGCTTGCAAGATAATGACATGTATCATTATCCGGTTCCTGGCAGGAATACTTCAGGATGACCATGTTCGGAATGGAATGTTTAGTCAATTGTTTTTGTATCAAACCAAACTGCCTCCGGGCATTTTCACCCTGCGCCCGGGCTATCAGAATGGCATTCCCGGAAAACGTCTTTCCTTCCGGTAAAAAGGCCTCAAGCTCTCCAGCATCAAAAGAAACAAAAGTTATATCATCTTTTGTCACTTCGTCTTCTAAATCCTTTAACCGTTTTATCCTGTATGACTTTCCATTATAAATCAGCGTATTGTTATCTGCATCCAAAATATCCGGGGCAGATGTTTCACCGGAAGCTGCCATTCCCTTTCCTACAACCATTGGTACCCCGGAATATCCGTTATGAATTAACCCGGAGTGCCTGAACCCTGTAACCTGCCCCCTTGTAGCAACTTTCATTTGTCTGATACCTGTAATTGGATCTATAATTTTCAGAGCAACGGGGATCTCTTTTTCCGGAGCTTCCGTAAGCGATACCCGTATGGTATCCCCGATGCCGTCGGCCAGCAAAGCGCCAATACCCGCAGCCGATCGTATCCTGCCGTCCCAGGCATCGCCGGCTTCGGTTACTCCAAGGTGCAAAGGATAATCCATATTCTCTTCTTTCATTCTCTGAACCAGCAAACGTGTGGCATAAATCATAACTCTTACGTCGCTGGCTTTCATCGAAAGAACAAGATCCTGGAAATACAATTCCCGGCATATCCTGGCAAACTCCAGTGCCGACTCCACCATGCCTTCGGGAGTATTGCCATAACGCTGAATGATCCTCTCCGAAAGAGAACCATGGTTCGTCCCGATACGGATCACCGTTCTGTGCTTCCGGCATATCTCCAGCAAGGGAAACATTCTTTCCCTGACACGTTTAAGTTCATCGTCGTATGCAGCCTCCGACCCGATCCCGGCGGTTTTACCGGTGTAATTACCTGGATTGATCCTGACCTTCTCCACTATCGTCGCAGCCACCTCCGCGGCAGCAGGCTGGAAATGAATGTCGGCAATTAGCGGTATATCAATATTCCGTGATATCAGTTGGTTTTTGATGACTTCCAGATGCCTTGCCTCCCTTACCCCAGGGGCAGTGATCCGGATCATCTCCGAACCGGCCTCCGCAAGCCTGAGGCATTGGTCAACCGTTGCAGCGGTATCCAGCGTCGGGGTATTGGTCATCGACTGTACCCTCACAGGATGATCTCCTCCCAGGAATAACTTTCCTATCTGTACAACCCTCGAGCGATATAAACGGTCTGAAAATGTATATAACTCCTGCATAGTGGATCAGTGAAAA contains:
- a CDS encoding diacylglycerol kinase family lipid kinase; the protein is MNDTYGQWLVVVNPNAGNRKCGKDWPEISRILESQNILFHAVMTEHRNHAVHITEEYVNRGFQKILVVGGDGTLNEVINGIFRQQRFPANEIMLGMIMVGTGNDWGRMYRIPSSYDKAVKAIRKERKFVQDAGMVRYTAENGENVTRYFLNMAGLGFDALVALKTNMMKDKGRGGTFAYLYNLITGLFRYHHVPVQISIDGENVYNDRMFSMNIGICRYNGGGMKQAPMAIPDDGIFDVTVFRAISKLRVLTNVYRLYSGNFTHLSLARIFRGKEIEVRAMGKRKLLLEADGESLGSGPFTFSILPRSVTVIVGKKFLAE
- the ispG gene encoding (E)-4-hydroxy-3-methylbut-2-enyl-diphosphate synthase; the protein is MQELYTFSDRLYRSRVVQIGKLFLGGDHPVRVQSMTNTPTLDTAATVDQCLRLAEAGSEMIRITAPGVREARHLEVIKNQLISRNIDIPLIADIHFQPAAAEVAATIVEKVRINPGNYTGKTAGIGSEAAYDDELKRVRERMFPLLEICRKHRTVIRIGTNHGSLSERIIQRYGNTPEGMVESALEFARICRELYFQDLVLSMKASDVRVMIYATRLLVQRMKEENMDYPLHLGVTEAGDAWDGRIRSAAGIGALLADGIGDTIRVSLTEAPEKEIPVALKIIDPITGIRQMKVATRGQVTGFRHSGLIHNGYSGVPMVVGKGMAASGETSAPDILDADNNTLIYNGKSYRIKRLKDLEDEVTKDDITFVSFDAGELEAFLPEGKTFSGNAILIARAQGENARRQFGLIQKQLTKHSIPNMVILKYSCQEPDNDTCHYLASAVMAASLADGFGNGLWLDLPVRFDPAKASDTAFSLLQFLHLRITKTEFIACPSCGRTMFDIESVLKQVKEKTRHLTGLKIAVMGCIVNGPGEMADADYGYVGAGKGMVNLYYRREVVKRGIPEEKALEELILLIKDKGDWK